The Thermodesulfobacteriota bacterium genome contains the following window.
GAGCCTCGGCTGACGCCCTTCGACTCCGCCCGATCATCGAAGCCCGGCGCCAAGACCGAGCGAGGCTCGTCTGCATCGACCTTCCCTTCCGATCAACCGGACCGCAGATGGCGGGGGACGAAACGGATGAGACGCGCGTCAGGGGCGGTAGTCGCGGGGATCCAGGCAGGCATCGTACGTGGCACGGTCCACCCGGACCCAGTCTGTCTTGTTGATCCCCCGGCGGTTACGGCTGGTGGGGCTCGCGGGAAAGGCCGAGGCCATCTTGATCCAGCGCCCTTGCTCCCGCGCGATCACGCGGAGCTCCTCGGCGACCTCGGAGAGGTCCTGATCCTGGCTGAAGACGAGGGCCACGTCGAATTCCCGGCGATGCGCCATGCGGACAACGTCAAGGGCAATGCGGACGTCCACTCCCTTCTCCTCGCCGGAGAGGAAGCTGTGCTGGCCGCCGCCGGGCAGGTCGACGACGCGGTTTCGGTAGCGCAGGGGCCGGGAGAAGAGCCACACGCCCTGGCGGCCCATCATCGCGAGTTTCCGCTGCCAGAACCCACTCCAGAACGGGTTGTCACTGGCATCGGGGACCCCCGTGTAGAATCTCACCTGGTCCAGTTGCCAGCCCTGGGCTTGGCAGACCGCCTGGGCGAGGGCGCGGACGTCGTAGTTGGGATGGGTGTAGCCGAACGCCTCCCTCGCGGAGTGGAAGAGGTTCTGGCCGTCCACGAAGGCTACCGTCGTCTTAGCCTGGGGCTCTGACGCCATGCTCAACCCCCGAAACAAATAACCCCGCCCGAGGCCTTGCGGCGTGTCGGGCGGGGGGCAAGTACGAAACAAGTATCGGCAGCGGGGGACAGGAAGTCAAGCGACAACCTTCTCTCGACCGCCGACCAGGCGAAGCATGGGCCCCGCCCTCGCAGCTCCATCGCGTTCACGAGAAGGCATCGAGTCGCCGCCTTCGCCGGCCTCGGCGGCCCGGGCCTTGGGGCTCTCCAGGTACTCGACGCACAGGCTCCAGAACGCCCCCTGCCCGTCGGGCACGAACTGCCGGTCGACCCGCAACACCCGCACGCCCCGCAAGAAGCGGTTCACCGCCTCCTCGGTGTCGCCGCAGCCGCCCGCCGGCACCCGAAACACCCGGTACTGCATCGCCTACCTCCGCCCGATTGCGCCCCCATGGTCGACCCTTGGGGTCGCCGGCTGGGGTGGTGGGTCCGCTTCGCTTGACCCACCCTACCTCCGCGCGCGACCGCGCTTCGCGCGGGCTCCCAAACCCGGCTCCCCAAAGTCGCCGCCACGCCTCTCTCCCCGCCGTCTCCGGTCGCCCGGTCCCGCCGGCTCCGCTCGGCGGGCCCCGCTCCCTCCGAGGCGGGGCTCGCCGCTAGCCTGGCTCGGAGAGGAGACCGGAGGCCCCCGTCTCACTGGGGCAAGACCAGGCGCAGCCCGAGGGTGTAGTAGCGGTTGTCGGGCCAGTAGTAGGAGCGGATCGCCGACCGCAAGCCCCACGGGTAGCTGCCCCAGCCGCCGCCGCGGAACACCCGGTTCGAGCCGGTCGCGGGCCCCGTGGGATCGGTCTGGGCGCCGGCAGAGTAGTAGCCCCACCAGTCCTGCACCCACTCCCACACGTTGCCGCTCATATCGTAGAGCCCCAACTCGTTGGGGAGCTTCCGGCCCACGGGGTGGGTGTAGACGCTACCCCGGTTGTACCAGTGCCACCCCACCTCGTCGACATTGTTCGACCCCGCGTACCGGTACCCCTGGGAATAAGGCCCGCCCCTGGCCGCGTACTCCCACTCGGCCTCGGTAGGCAGGCGGTAGGCCCGGCCGGTCTGGGCATTCAGAGTCGTGAGGAAGACCTGAATGTCGTTCCAGGAGACGTACTCCACCGGGCAGGTGGGGCACGCCGGGTAGCCGCGGCTCGGCTGAAAGTAGGACGGGTTCGAACCCATCACCGCCTGCCACTGGGCCTGGGTGACCTCGTATTTCCCAACATAGAAGCCCCGAGTGAGCGTGACCGTGTGGACCGGGCGCTCCCCGTCCGACCCGTCCCCAAAGGTATCCCCCATCTGGAACATCCCCGGCGGCACGTAGACGAATTCCATGCCGGTGAGGGGGTCGGTGTAGTCGGGCTGGTCGACGGCCGACACCGTGAAGTCGGCGATGGCTGTCGCAAAGCTGCCGGCGGCATTCATGCCGCTTACATACAGGCGGTACACGGCGCCCGGGAGAAGCTCGCCCGCTGCCATACCATCTTCGTTGAAGACCACAGACTGAGACCCTGCGCTCCCCACCGCGACACGTGTGGTGATCCAGAGCGGCGTTTCACCCGTGGATGTGATCTCGGTCACCTTGACCGTGTACCAAGTGGTCTCTGGGGCCTCAAGCCAGGTGAAGGTCGGCGTGGCCGTGGCCACCGTCACCCCGTCGGCCGGGTCGGTGATGGTGGGGAAGTTGTCGTTTATCGCGGGGACACTCCAGGTGATTGCCTCTTGGCTCCCGTCGGCGTGGGTGATGTCGATCGTGTACGCATCGCCCGGGTTTGGGGCACCGGCGAGAGTGAGCACGAACGTGCCTCCATCGACCTGCTGGTAGCCCGCGATCGGTTCCCGAACCTCGATGTTGGTGATATCGCTGCCATCCACCCGCAGGTTGAGCACATGCCCGC
Protein-coding sequences here:
- a CDS encoding NYN domain-containing protein, whose protein sequence is MASEPQAKTTVAFVDGQNLFHSAREAFGYTHPNYDVRALAQAVCQAQGWQLDQVRFYTGVPDASDNPFWSGFWQRKLAMMGRQGVWLFSRPLRYRNRVVDLPGGGQHSFLSGEEKGVDVRIALDVVRMAHRREFDVALVFSQDQDLSEVAEELRVIAREQGRWIKMASAFPASPTSRNRRGINKTDWVRVDRATYDACLDPRDYRP